GGACAATGAAAGAACTTCAGTTTTTGCAAACAGTTTGATCTGGTTTGGGGCGGGGGTTTCAATTGCGGAGATTCTAACCGGTATGCTAATAGCTCCACTTGGATTTAGCAGAGGGTTTGCCGCAATAATAATAGGTCATTTAATTGGAGGCGTGCTGCTGTACCTGGCCGGAATAATCGGAGCAAAAACGGAAAAAAGTTCAATGGAAACTGTAAAAATGGCTTTTGGCGAAAAAGGCTCAATTTTATTTTCGTCACTTAATGTTCTTCAGCTTATTGGTTGGACAGCGGTTATGATTGTTAGTGCAGCGAGTGCAGCTGGAGCGATTTGGGATCTGGGAGGTAACTGGGTTTGGTCTATGATTATTGGAGGGCTTATAACGGTCTGGATAATAATAGGGATTAAAAAACTATATAAAGTTAATATTGTTGCTATGAGTGCATTATTTATTTTGACAATTGTTATGAGTATTGTTGTTTTTAAAGACAATAATTTGGTTGAAATTTCTAATTCAGCCATGAGTTTTGGAGCAGCTGTTGAATTAAGTGCCGCAATGCCAATTTCATGGTTGCCGCTAATCTCTGATTATACTCGTTTTGCAAAACGTAAGCAGGCATCAGCAATTTGGAGTGCAGGTGTTTATTCGCTTGTAAGCTGTTGGATGTTTGTTATTGGTATGGGAGCAGCTTCATTTACTGGGGAAACAGATGTAGCCAATATCATGCTAAAAGCCGGGTTCGGAGTTGCGGGTTTGATAATAATCGTATTTTCTACCGTTACAACAACATTTTTAGATGTGTTTTCAGCTGGTGTAAGTGCTTATAGTGTATCTGAAAAAGTCAGTGAGAAAAAGGCCGCGATTAT
This genomic interval from Eubacteriaceae bacterium ES3 contains the following:
- the cytX gene encoding putative hydroxymethylpyrimidine transporter CytX, producing the protein MDNERTSVFANSLIWFGAGVSIAEILTGMLIAPLGFSRGFAAIIIGHLIGGVLLYLAGIIGAKTEKSSMETVKMAFGEKGSILFSSLNVLQLIGWTAVMIVSAASAAGAIWDLGGNWVWSMIIGGLITVWIIIGIKKLYKVNIVAMSALFILTIVMSIVVFKDNNLVEISNSAMSFGAAVELSAAMPISWLPLISDYTRFAKRKQASAIWSAGVYSLVSCWMFVIGMGAASFTGETDVANIMLKAGFGVAGLIIIVFSTVTTTFLDVFSAGVSAYSVSEKVSEKKAAIIISVIGMAIAIFTPTNQFENFLYLISSVFAPMMAIQVVDYFILKSDYSQKNFNLINLIVWLLGFSIYRGFMVIDTPVGNTLPVMIITGLICFGMNKLFGGKKNAERNTRECA